One region of Cucurbita pepo subsp. pepo cultivar mu-cu-16 chromosome LG03, ASM280686v2, whole genome shotgun sequence genomic DNA includes:
- the LOC111790241 gene encoding protein ABIL1 isoform X2: MVVDNLKDYAVRALVNAVDHLGTVAYKLTELLEQQTSDVSTMELKVSCLNQQLVTCQTYTSKEGLRQQQLLALIPRHHKHYILPNSVSKKVHFSPHIQTDARQQPFQARGRLQPSGIPASKTLSWHLASETKSTRKGVSHSLNCNEDQKIAEKTSGIFHLIDNDATIRPKYPAGHIQPSNGFPASSAILQTLGGTHREAFEGSKHLTAFRSFDAPNRQERVHVPARSKSVLSAFFVKQKTPKLKAGSVS; the protein is encoded by the exons AT GGTGGTGGACAACCTAAAGGACTATGCTGTTCGGGCCCTTGTTAATGCTGTCGATCACCTTGGTACAGTGGCTTACAAGTTGACAGAGCTTCTCGAGCAGCAAACATCAGATGTGTCAACCATGGAGCTTAAAGTCTCTTGTCTAAATCAG caACTGGTTACATGTCAAACGTATACGAGCAAAGAAGGCCTCAGGCAGCAGCAGCTGCTGGCATTGATCCCAAGACATCATAAGCATTATATATTACCAA ATTCTGTCAGCAAGAAGGTACATTTTAGTCCACATATACAAACCGATGCTAGGCAGCAACCCTTTCAAGCAAGAGGTCGTCTTCAGCCCTCAG GCATTCCTGCATCGAAGACACTTTCATGGCATTTAGCCTCAGAGACAAAGTCAACAAGGAAAGGTGTTTCACATTCTTTAAACTG TAATGAGGACCAAAAAATTGCAGAAAAAACTTCTGGAATTTTCCATCTTATAG ATAACGATGCTACCATCCGACCGAAATATCCAGCTGGTCACATTCAGCCGTCGAATGGATTTCCTGCTTCAAGTGCAATTTTGCAAACGCTAGGTGGTACACACAGG GAAGCGTTCGAGGGTTCCAAGCATTTGACAGCATTCAGGTCATTTGATGCTCCAAATCGACAAGAAAGAGTACACGTTCCTGCTCGCAGCAAAAGTGTGCTATCCGCTTTCTTTGTAAAACAGAAAACGCCAAAACTGAAGGCAGGTTCGGTCTCGTGA
- the LOC111790241 gene encoding protein ABIL1 isoform X1, producing the protein MELDQLRPDNPAMTFDEASMERSKSFVKALQELKNLRPQLYSAAEYCEKTYLHSEQKQMVVDNLKDYAVRALVNAVDHLGTVAYKLTELLEQQTSDVSTMELKVSCLNQQLVTCQTYTSKEGLRQQQLLALIPRHHKHYILPNSVSKKVHFSPHIQTDARQQPFQARGRLQPSGIPASKTLSWHLASETKSTRKGVSHSLNCNEDQKIAEKTSGIFHLIDNDATIRPKYPAGHIQPSNGFPASSAILQTLGGTHREAFEGSKHLTAFRSFDAPNRQERVHVPARSKSVLSAFFVKQKTPKLKAGSVS; encoded by the exons GAATTGAAGAATTTGAGGCCTCAGCTGTACTCTGCTGCTGAATATTGTGAGAAAACCTATCTTCACAGTGAGCAGAAGCAAAT GGTGGTGGACAACCTAAAGGACTATGCTGTTCGGGCCCTTGTTAATGCTGTCGATCACCTTGGTACAGTGGCTTACAAGTTGACAGAGCTTCTCGAGCAGCAAACATCAGATGTGTCAACCATGGAGCTTAAAGTCTCTTGTCTAAATCAG caACTGGTTACATGTCAAACGTATACGAGCAAAGAAGGCCTCAGGCAGCAGCAGCTGCTGGCATTGATCCCAAGACATCATAAGCATTATATATTACCAA ATTCTGTCAGCAAGAAGGTACATTTTAGTCCACATATACAAACCGATGCTAGGCAGCAACCCTTTCAAGCAAGAGGTCGTCTTCAGCCCTCAG GCATTCCTGCATCGAAGACACTTTCATGGCATTTAGCCTCAGAGACAAAGTCAACAAGGAAAGGTGTTTCACATTCTTTAAACTG TAATGAGGACCAAAAAATTGCAGAAAAAACTTCTGGAATTTTCCATCTTATAG ATAACGATGCTACCATCCGACCGAAATATCCAGCTGGTCACATTCAGCCGTCGAATGGATTTCCTGCTTCAAGTGCAATTTTGCAAACGCTAGGTGGTACACACAGG GAAGCGTTCGAGGGTTCCAAGCATTTGACAGCATTCAGGTCATTTGATGCTCCAAATCGACAAGAAAGAGTACACGTTCCTGCTCGCAGCAAAAGTGTGCTATCCGCTTTCTTTGTAAAACAGAAAACGCCAAAACTGAAGGCAGGTTCGGTCTCGTGA